One region of Diabrotica undecimpunctata isolate CICGRU chromosome 6, icDiaUnde3, whole genome shotgun sequence genomic DNA includes:
- the LOC140442712 gene encoding uncharacterized protein: MSGSDEEWGMGINKKRKGVTNDDKYKRNIIKKSKVAGQEHVNWVGKTVPAKKPGSNFCSCKSNCLGVFTEKDMIEIFAKLHNMTTKTEQDIYIQSVMEVSQIARERPRSSSSTAKPKAFSVIYYVVHNGKRTKVCKNGFMKTYGYTAKQCYRLSHLLQLNETATDNRGKNVSGNAIPGSVLSKLRAHVESFPTKVHHYTGKEKKYFSANMNLKIMYDIFIKKEHSFLISTLGTEKRLSYKFFSTYFKENYPSIGFAQPVKDACVTCEELNLKIKSPVLNENAKRVAVAELTVHKRKSKKFYASLKEVTTQCVSMPEKNVGICIDFMANVSLPCIPVQDTYYLRQLTVNVFGVHNLATRECTIFIYHEGEGGKGSNEVCTMLDWYIKNKIGSGVKNLYLFGDNCAGQNKYNTVIRMMMYLCEIKKFNEVKLTFPVRGHSFMPNDRDFGIIRRKLKQEERYYTINEVEELIMKSSKIDGKFSVIKMTAHDFIDFRSWWPQFYKRTCLSDDSYGKNVPRNQKRAFAISQYREMTFSSKNPNTVQCKMNIGGFIMDEFKLRNTVQPIQAPTRRAYSIVLPINNKKMEDLKKTLVYIPEEKINFWNPILSWPITPALAEEN, encoded by the exons ATGAGTGGTTCAGATGAGGAATGGGGAATGGGAataaacaagaaaagaaaaggtGTTACGAATGATGACAAAtataaaaggaatataataaagaagtctaAAGTAGCTGGACAAGAACATGTAAACTGGGTTGGCAAAACTGTACCAGCTAAAAAACCAGGCTCAAATTTTTGcag TTGCAAATCCAATTGCCTTGGAGTTTTCACTGAAAAAGATATGATTGAAATATTCGCCAAACTACATAACATGACAACCAAAACGGAACAGGACATTTACATCCAATCTGTTATGGAAGTTAGTCAGATTGCAAGGGAAAGACCCAGGTCTAGTTCGTCAACCGCGAAACCCAAGGCTTTCAGTGTGATTTATTATGTAGTACACAATGGAAAGCGTACAAAAGTATGTAAAAATGGATTTATGAAAACCTATGGATACACTGCAAAGCAGTGTTACCGTTTGTCCCATCTATTGCAACTAAATGAAACAGCAACTGACAACAGAGGAAAAAACGTTTCAGGAAATGCAATACCTGGGTCCGTACTATCTAAATTAAGGGCCCATGTAGAATCATTCCCCACCAAAGTACATCACTATAcaggaaaagaaaaaaagtatttttcagctaatatgaatttaaaaatcatgtaCGACATCTTCATTAAAAAAGAACATAGTTTCCTTATTTCAACATTAGGAACTGAGAAAAGGCTCTCCTACAAGTTTTTTTCGACATATTTCAAGGAAAACTACCCTTCTATTGGCTTTGCCCAACCAGTTAAAGATGCATGTGTTACATGTGaggaactaaatttaaaaataaaaagtcctGTTTTGAATGAGAATGCAAAGCGAGTAGCTGTCGCCGAGCTAACAGTACATAAACGTAAATCTAAAAAGTTCTATGCATCACTGAAAGAAGTGACCACGCAGTGTGTCAGTATGCCTGAAAAAAATGTTGGTATCTGCATAGATTTTATGGCCAACGTATCTCTACCTTGTATTCCTGTGCAAGATACCTATTACCTTAGACAGCTCACTGTAAACGTTTTTGGTGTGCATAATCTCGCGACACGGGAATGTACAATTTTTATCTATCATGAAGGTGAAGGGGGTAAAGGCTCAAACGAAGTTTGTACTATGTTAGATtggtacataaaaaacaaaattggcaGTGGTGTAAAAAACCTTTATCTGTTTGGGGACAACTGCGCAGggcaaaataaatataatactgTGATTCGCATGATGATGTACTTGTGTGAgataaaaaagtttaatgaagTCAAACTAACCTTTCCTGTTAGGGGCCACTCTTTTATGCCAAATGACAGAGATTTTGGCATCATCAGAAGAAAATTAAAGCAAGAAGAACGATATTATACTATTAATGAGGTTGAAGAGCTTATAATGAAATCATCCAAAATTGACGGCaaattttctgttattaaaaTGACTGCTCATGATTTCATTGACTTTAGGTCATGGTGGCCCCAGTTTTATAAAAGAACCTGCCTAAGTGATGATTCGTATGGCAAAAATGTCCCAAGAAACCAAAAAAGGGCTTTTGCCATATCACAATACAGAGAAATGACTTTTTCATCAAAGAATCCTAACACGGTTCAATGTAAGATGAACATCGGCGGCTTCATAATGGATGAATTCAAACTACGGAATACAGTACAGCCAATTCAGGCTCCTACTAGAAGAGCATATTCAATTGTACTTCcaattaacaacaagaaaatggAAGACCTGAAGAAAACATTGGTATACATCCCggaagaaaaaattaatttttggaaTCCGATTTTGTCATGGCCAATTACACCGGCATTAgcagaagaaaactaa